A single window of Enterobacteriaceae bacterium ESL0689 DNA harbors:
- the flhA gene encoding flagellar biosynthesis protein FlhA, with amino-acid sequence MSNLASLLRLPANLKNTHWQVLAGPILILLILSMMVLPLPAFILDLLFTFNIALSIMVLLVAMFTQRTLDFAAFPTILLFSTLLRLSLNVASTRIILLEGHTGAAAAGRVVEAFGHFLVGGNFAIGIVVFIILVLINFMVITKGAGRIAEVGARFVLDGMPGKQMAIDADLNAGIIGEEEAKKRRAEVTQEADFYGSMDGASKFVRGDAIAGLMIMVLNVVGGLLVGVIQHGMELGAAAESYTLLTIGDGLVAQIPALVISTAAGVIVTRVATDQDVGEQMVGQLFNNPRVMLLSAGVLGLLGLVPGMPNLVFLLFTAALLGLTWWLRGREIQQPQSVMDEPVSQASPPVSEASWADVQLEDSLGMEVGYRLIPMVDYQQNGELLGRIRGIRKKFAQEMGFLPPVVHIRDNLELPPASYRILMKGVEIGQGEAQPGRWLAINPGNAVGELSGDKSVDPAFGLEAVWIDSALREQAQTQGYTVVEASTVVATHLNHLISQFASELFGRQEAQQLLDRVSQEMPKLTEDFVPGVVTLTTLHKVLQNLLAEHVSIRDMRSIIETLAEHAPTQNDPYELTAMVRISLGRAITQQWFPGNGEIQAIGLESQLERLLLQALQSGGGLEPQLADKLLAQAKQALQHQEMISAPQVLLVNHALRPLLARFLRRSLPQLAVLSNLELNNDRQIRITATIGGE; translated from the coding sequence ATGTCTAATTTGGCCTCCCTGCTTCGTTTACCGGCTAATTTGAAAAATACGCACTGGCAGGTGCTGGCTGGCCCGATTCTGATCCTGCTGATCCTGTCGATGATGGTACTACCCTTACCGGCTTTCATCCTCGATTTGCTATTTACCTTCAATATCGCCCTGTCGATCATGGTATTGCTGGTGGCGATGTTCACTCAGCGCACCCTCGACTTCGCCGCATTTCCGACCATTTTGCTGTTCTCGACCCTGCTACGTCTGTCACTGAATGTGGCCTCAACCCGTATCATCCTGCTGGAAGGACATACCGGTGCCGCCGCTGCCGGACGAGTCGTCGAAGCGTTTGGTCACTTCCTCGTCGGCGGCAATTTCGCGATTGGTATCGTGGTGTTTATTATTCTGGTGCTGATTAACTTTATGGTTATCACTAAAGGGGCCGGGCGTATAGCGGAAGTTGGCGCACGCTTTGTCCTCGACGGTATGCCAGGAAAACAGATGGCGATCGACGCCGATCTTAATGCTGGCATTATCGGCGAAGAGGAAGCGAAAAAGCGCCGTGCTGAAGTGACCCAGGAAGCCGATTTTTATGGCTCGATGGACGGTGCCAGTAAATTTGTTCGGGGTGATGCTATCGCGGGCCTGATGATCATGGTACTGAATGTGGTCGGTGGTCTGTTAGTGGGCGTGATCCAGCATGGTATGGAACTGGGGGCTGCGGCAGAAAGCTACACCCTGCTGACGATTGGTGATGGTCTGGTCGCGCAAATTCCAGCGCTGGTTATCTCGACGGCCGCCGGTGTTATCGTCACCCGGGTCGCCACCGATCAGGATGTTGGCGAGCAGATGGTCGGCCAGTTATTTAATAATCCGCGCGTCATGCTGTTAAGTGCCGGTGTCCTCGGCTTACTGGGGCTGGTGCCAGGGATGCCAAACCTGGTATTTCTGTTATTTACGGCGGCCTTACTGGGACTGACCTGGTGGTTGCGTGGCCGGGAAATACAACAACCACAAAGCGTCATGGATGAACCCGTAAGCCAGGCGAGCCCGCCGGTCAGTGAAGCCAGCTGGGCGGACGTACAACTGGAAGACTCGCTGGGCATGGAGGTCGGTTACCGCCTGATTCCGATGGTCGACTACCAGCAAAATGGCGAGCTACTTGGCCGTATTCGTGGTATCCGTAAAAAATTTGCTCAGGAGATGGGATTCTTACCCCCCGTCGTCCATATTCGTGACAACCTCGAATTACCTCCGGCCAGCTACCGTATTTTAATGAAAGGGGTAGAAATCGGTCAGGGTGAAGCGCAGCCGGGCCGCTGGCTGGCGATTAATCCGGGTAATGCGGTCGGTGAGCTGAGCGGTGATAAAAGTGTCGATCCGGCGTTTGGTCTCGAGGCGGTATGGATTGATAGCGCACTGCGCGAACAGGCGCAAACTCAGGGATACACCGTGGTGGAGGCCAGTACCGTGGTGGCGACACATCTTAACCACCTGATCAGTCAATTTGCCAGTGAACTTTTCGGCCGCCAGGAGGCGCAGCAATTGCTGGATCGCGTATCTCAGGAGATGCCGAAACTGACGGAAGATTTTGTGCCGGGAGTTGTGACGCTGACCACGCTGCATAAAGTGCTGCAAAATCTCCTCGCGGAACATGTCTCGATTCGCGATATGCGCTCAATTATCGAAACGCTGGCGGAACACGCGCCCACCCAGAACGACCCGTATGAATTAACGGCGATGGTACGTATCTCGCTCGGACGGGCTATTACCCAGCAATGGTTCCCTGGCAATGGTGAAATACAGGCGATTGGCCTTGAAAGTCAACTGGAGCGGTTACTGTTGCAGGCGCTGCAAAGTGGCGGTGGCCTCGAACCACAACTGGCTGACAAACTGCTGGCGCAGGCGAAACAAGCGTTGCAGCATCAGGAGATGATCAGCGCGCCACAGGTCTTACTGGTTAATCACGCATTACGGCCGTTACTGGCGCGCTTCTTACGGCGCAGCCTGCCCCAGTTAGCGGTACTGTCAAATCTGGAACTCAACAATGATCGTCAGATCCGCATTACCGCAACCATTGGTGGAGAGTAA
- the cheR gene encoding protein-glutamate O-methyltransferase CheR → MSSHKDSHDAKSLLEKMESNLPLSDAHFRRISQLIYQHAGIVLAANKREMVYNRLMRRLRRLGINDFGEYLAILEGNPQSDEWQEFINALTTNLTAFFREMHHFPILAQHAKSRSAGYRVWSTAASTGEEPYSIAMTLSDALGPTVTSWQVVASDIDSHVLHKAETGVYRLEDLRALTPAQMQHYFLRGVGPNNKGKVRIRHELAEKVHFQLLNLLSAEWDIDGPFDAIFCRNIMIYFDKPTQETILRRFVPLLKPGGLLFAGHSENFSQISKDFYLRGHTVYGLTKEKK, encoded by the coding sequence TTGTCAAGCCACAAAGACAGCCATGACGCTAAATCACTGTTAGAGAAAATGGAGAGCAATTTACCACTGTCAGATGCCCATTTTCGCCGCATTAGCCAGTTGATTTATCAGCACGCAGGCATTGTATTGGCTGCCAACAAACGTGAGATGGTATACAACCGTCTGATGCGTCGCCTGCGGCGGTTGGGAATAAATGATTTTGGTGAATATCTGGCAATACTGGAAGGGAATCCGCAAAGTGATGAATGGCAGGAGTTTATTAATGCTCTGACCACCAATCTGACGGCTTTTTTCCGTGAAATGCACCATTTTCCAATCCTTGCACAGCATGCAAAATCACGATCTGCGGGTTACCGTGTATGGAGTACCGCCGCGTCGACAGGTGAAGAGCCTTACTCCATCGCCATGACGCTGAGCGATGCGTTAGGCCCAACCGTCACCAGCTGGCAAGTGGTAGCCAGTGATATTGACAGCCATGTTTTACACAAGGCGGAGACCGGTGTTTATCGTCTTGAGGATTTGCGTGCTTTAACACCGGCTCAGATGCAGCACTACTTCTTACGCGGCGTTGGGCCAAATAATAAAGGCAAAGTCCGTATACGTCATGAGTTAGCGGAAAAAGTGCATTTTCAACTGCTGAATCTGTTATCTGCGGAGTGGGATATCGACGGGCCGTTTGACGCAATATTTTGCCGCAACATAATGATTTATTTCGATAAGCCAACACAGGAGACCATTTTGCGCCGTTTTGTCCCCTTACTAAAACCAGGGGGATTGTTGTTTGCCGGGCATTCAGAAAATTTCAGCCAGATTAGTAAGGATTTCTACCTACGCGGGCATACGGTGTATGGGCTGACCAAGGAGAAGAAATAA
- a CDS encoding flagellar protein FlhE yields MKHYLLLLCLLVPSVTCAVSGSWMADGPGVILSRAGSRDASQPLKAPGSLPDADARITTVSWVYRSLTPAPMNLQVRLCTPHRCIPLPTARGSSDELRGAPASATLRFVYALPASEKINLPWQVISNQVIVNYQ; encoded by the coding sequence ATGAAACATTATCTGCTCTTACTGTGCCTGCTGGTGCCATCCGTCACCTGCGCGGTCTCTGGATCGTGGATGGCCGACGGACCTGGTGTCATCTTATCGCGGGCGGGAAGCCGGGATGCCTCCCAGCCACTTAAGGCACCTGGTTCGCTACCCGATGCCGATGCGCGTATTACCACCGTCAGTTGGGTTTATCGCTCACTGACCCCCGCGCCGATGAATTTACAGGTACGTCTTTGTACTCCGCATCGCTGTATTCCGCTCCCGACGGCGCGTGGTAGCAGCGATGAACTGCGAGGCGCGCCTGCCAGTGCGACACTGCGTTTTGTCTACGCGCTCCCGGCCAGCGAAAAAATCAATCTGCCATGGCAGGTGATTAGCAATCAGGTGATTGTCAATTATCAATAA
- the livF gene encoding high-affinity branched-chain amino acid ABC transporter ATP-binding protein LivF, which yields MTKAMLSFNNVSAHYGKIQALHQVSLSINQGEIVTLIGANGAGKTTLLGTLCGEPAASAGSIIFDGKDITHWQTAKIMREAVAIVPEGRRVFSRMTVEENLAMGGFFADNTQFQQRIKQVYSLFPRLLERCHQRAGTMSGGEQQMLAIGRALMSQPRLLLLDEPSLGLAPIIIQQIFDTIEHLRDQGMTIFLVEQNANQALKLADRGYVLENGHVVLEDSGEALLANEAVRNAYLGG from the coding sequence ATGACAAAAGCGATGTTATCTTTTAATAATGTCAGTGCGCACTACGGTAAAATTCAGGCACTGCATCAGGTGAGTTTGTCTATTAATCAGGGTGAGATAGTCACGCTGATTGGCGCAAACGGTGCTGGAAAAACCACCTTACTGGGCACGCTGTGCGGCGAGCCAGCGGCGTCTGCCGGGAGTATTATTTTTGACGGTAAAGATATTACCCACTGGCAAACGGCGAAAATTATGCGTGAAGCGGTAGCGATTGTCCCGGAAGGACGCCGGGTCTTTTCGCGGATGACCGTGGAAGAAAACCTGGCGATGGGCGGTTTTTTTGCTGATAACACACAGTTCCAGCAGCGTATTAAACAGGTCTATAGCTTGTTTCCGCGCCTGCTTGAGCGCTGTCATCAGCGCGCGGGCACGATGTCGGGTGGTGAGCAACAGATGCTGGCGATTGGCCGCGCGTTGATGAGTCAGCCACGTCTTTTACTGCTTGACGAACCCTCGCTGGGGCTGGCACCCATCATCATCCAGCAGATTTTTGACACTATCGAACATCTGCGCGATCAGGGAATGACGATATTCCTTGTGGAACAGAACGCCAATCAGGCGCTGAAGCTGGCAGATCGCGGCTATGTGCTGGAAAACGGTCACGTCGTGCTGGAAGACAGCGGCGAGGCCTTGTTGGCTAATGAAGCGGTACGTAACGCCTATCTCGGCGGATAA
- a CDS encoding chemotaxis response regulator protein-glutamate methylesterase has product MSKIKVLCVDDSALMRQIMTEIINEHDDMEMVATAPDPLVARDLIKKFNPHVLTLDVEMPRMDGLDFLEKLMRLRPMPVVMVSSLTDRGSEITLRALELGAVDFVTKPHLGLRDGMMAYSEIIADKIRAAAVARLNTHSGSAAPKMLKCGPLLSSEKLIAIGSSTGGTEALREVLLPLPLTSPALVITQHMPPGFTRSFADRLNKLCQITVKEGEDGERVLPGHAYIAPGGHHMELARNGANYQVKLHDGPTEHHQRPAVDVLFRSVAKNAGRNAVGVILTGMGNDGATGMLDMHNAGAWTIAQSEATCVVFGMPREAIAAGGVSEVVDLNEISQRMLAKIAGGQALRI; this is encoded by the coding sequence ATGAGTAAAATAAAAGTATTATGTGTAGATGATTCGGCCCTGATGCGTCAGATAATGACGGAAATCATCAATGAACATGACGATATGGAGATGGTGGCTACCGCCCCTGACCCACTGGTTGCGCGTGATCTGATAAAAAAATTTAATCCCCATGTTCTGACACTGGATGTCGAAATGCCACGCATGGATGGCCTTGATTTTCTTGAAAAACTGATGCGCCTGCGGCCGATGCCTGTGGTCATGGTATCCTCACTGACTGACCGGGGATCGGAAATTACCCTGCGTGCGCTGGAATTGGGAGCGGTGGATTTTGTCACCAAACCGCACTTAGGTTTGCGTGATGGCATGATGGCATACAGTGAAATTATTGCTGATAAGATCCGGGCTGCCGCTGTGGCGCGACTGAACACACACTCTGGCAGTGCCGCGCCGAAAATGCTGAAATGTGGGCCGTTGCTCAGTAGTGAAAAATTAATCGCGATTGGCTCTTCTACCGGTGGCACGGAAGCTCTGCGCGAAGTGTTACTGCCCTTACCACTGACCAGCCCGGCGCTGGTGATCACCCAACACATGCCCCCCGGATTTACACGATCTTTTGCTGATCGCCTCAATAAACTCTGTCAGATCACGGTCAAAGAGGGAGAGGATGGAGAGCGTGTCTTACCCGGCCATGCCTATATTGCCCCCGGTGGTCACCATATGGAGCTGGCACGTAACGGGGCGAACTATCAGGTGAAATTGCATGATGGCCCAACCGAGCATCATCAGCGCCCGGCCGTTGATGTCCTGTTCCGTTCGGTCGCCAAAAACGCCGGACGCAATGCCGTCGGGGTGATCCTGACCGGAATGGGTAACGATGGCGCAACCGGCATGCTGGATATGCACAATGCCGGCGCATGGACGATCGCACAAAGTGAAGCGACTTGTGTGGTATTCGGCATGCCGCGTGAAGCAATTGCAGCCGGTGGCGTCAGTGAAGTCGTCGATTTAAATGAAATCAGTCAACGGATGTTGGCGAAAATTGCTGGCGGCCAGGCACTACGTATTTAA
- the cheY gene encoding chemotaxis response regulator CheY — MADKNLRFLVVDDFSTMRRIVRNLLKELGFNNVEEAEDGVDALNKLRENGFDFVISDWNMPNMDGLELLKTIRADSGLKATPVLMVTAEAKKENIIAAAQAGASGYVVKPFTAAILEEKLNKIFEKLGM; from the coding sequence ATGGCTGATAAGAATCTCAGATTTCTGGTGGTGGACGACTTTTCCACCATGCGACGTATCGTCAGAAATTTGCTCAAGGAACTCGGCTTTAACAACGTTGAAGAAGCAGAAGATGGCGTCGATGCGCTGAATAAGTTACGAGAAAACGGTTTTGATTTTGTCATCTCTGACTGGAACATGCCGAATATGGATGGCCTTGAACTGCTAAAAACAATTCGTGCTGATAGTGGCCTGAAAGCTACCCCTGTACTGATGGTGACAGCAGAAGCCAAAAAAGAAAACATCATCGCTGCGGCTCAGGCTGGTGCAAGTGGTTATGTCGTGAAGCCTTTTACAGCAGCAATACTGGAAGAAAAGCTCAACAAGATTTTCGAAAAATTGGGCATGTAA
- the livG gene encoding high-affinity branched-chain amino acid ABC transporter ATP-binding protein LivG, producing the protein MSQPLLSVSGLMMRFGGLLAVNNVSLDLYRQEIVSLIGPNGAGKTTVFNCLTGFYKPTGGTIMLGDRHLEGLAGQQIARLGVVRTFQHVRLFREMTVIENLLVAQYQQLQTGFLSGLLKLPAFRRAQHEALDRAVSWLERIGLLAHANRQASNLAYGDQRRLEIARCMVMQPQILMLDEPAAGLNPKETHELNELIAGLRSHHQTTILLIEHDMKLVMGISDRIYVVNQGTPLANGTPEEIRHHPDVIRAYLGEA; encoded by the coding sequence ATGAGTCAGCCATTATTATCGGTTAGTGGTCTGATGATGCGTTTCGGTGGCCTGCTGGCGGTTAACAATGTATCGCTTGATCTCTATCGGCAAGAGATCGTATCGCTGATTGGCCCCAATGGTGCCGGGAAAACAACGGTCTTTAATTGCCTGACCGGTTTTTACAAACCCACGGGTGGCACTATTATGCTGGGTGATCGCCATCTTGAGGGGCTGGCGGGACAGCAAATCGCCCGTCTTGGCGTTGTCCGCACATTTCAGCATGTGCGCTTGTTTCGTGAAATGACGGTGATAGAAAATCTGCTTGTTGCGCAATATCAGCAATTACAAACCGGATTTTTATCAGGCTTGCTGAAATTACCTGCTTTCCGCCGTGCGCAGCATGAGGCGCTGGATCGTGCCGTAAGCTGGCTGGAGCGTATTGGTTTACTGGCACATGCTAATCGTCAGGCCAGCAATCTGGCTTATGGCGACCAGCGGCGGCTGGAAATTGCCCGCTGCATGGTGATGCAACCACAAATTCTGATGCTGGATGAACCTGCCGCTGGCCTCAATCCGAAAGAGACCCATGAACTGAACGAATTGATCGCCGGGCTGCGCAGTCATCACCAGACCACTATCCTGCTGATTGAGCATGATATGAAGCTGGTGATGGGAATTTCTGATCGCATCTACGTGGTCAATCAGGGAACACCGCTGGCGAATGGCACGCCAGAAGAGATCCGCCATCATCCGGATGTGATCCGTGCTTATCTGGGCGAGGCATAA
- the flhB gene encoding flagellar biosynthesis protein FlhB: protein MAEDSDLEKSEAPTPHRIEKAREEGQIPRSRELTSVLMLSAGLVIMLMYGGHLAQHLAQMVIQGLHFDHGMIHDDKQLVLRFGMLLRQVVWALLPIMAGLVLVALIAPTLLGGILLSSKSLKCDLKRLNPLSGLKRIFSTQALAELLKGGLKVTLVGSVTALFLSHNWDDILYLMTQPPREALGHALHLTLRCGLLVVLGLIPMVAFDVFWQLWSHFKKLKMTKQDIRDEFKQQEGDPHIKGRIRQQQRAIAQRRMMADVPKADVIVTNPTHYAVALQYNEKMNAPKVLAKGAGEVALRIRELGEQHKIPMLEAPPLARALYRHSEPGQYIPTPLYAAVAEVLAWVYQLRRWRREGGLIPKKPEHLPVPEALDFARE from the coding sequence TTGGCTGAAGACAGCGATCTGGAAAAAAGCGAAGCTCCTACCCCCCATCGAATAGAAAAAGCACGGGAAGAGGGACAGATCCCCCGTTCGCGTGAGCTGACATCGGTGTTAATGCTGTCTGCCGGGCTGGTGATCATGCTGATGTATGGCGGTCATCTGGCACAGCACCTGGCACAAATGGTGATACAGGGGCTCCATTTTGACCACGGCATGATCCATGACGACAAACAACTTGTCCTGCGCTTTGGCATGTTGTTACGCCAGGTGGTCTGGGCATTATTGCCGATCATGGCCGGGTTGGTGCTGGTCGCTCTCATTGCCCCGACCCTGTTAGGGGGGATATTGCTGAGTAGTAAGTCGCTCAAATGTGATCTGAAACGCCTTAACCCGCTCTCCGGGTTAAAACGTATCTTCTCGACTCAGGCGCTGGCCGAATTACTGAAAGGGGGATTGAAGGTCACACTGGTCGGCTCGGTGACGGCACTCTTTCTGTCGCATAACTGGGATGACATCCTGTATCTGATGACCCAGCCACCGCGTGAGGCATTAGGTCATGCCCTGCACCTTACCCTGCGCTGTGGCTTGCTGGTGGTACTGGGGCTGATACCGATGGTGGCCTTTGATGTCTTCTGGCAGCTATGGAGTCATTTCAAGAAGCTAAAAATGACCAAACAGGACATCCGCGATGAATTTAAGCAGCAGGAGGGCGACCCCCATATAAAAGGTCGTATCCGTCAGCAACAGCGGGCGATCGCTCAGCGGCGAATGATGGCTGATGTCCCGAAAGCGGACGTTATCGTCACTAACCCCACTCATTACGCCGTGGCTTTACAATACAATGAAAAAATGAATGCGCCAAAAGTGCTGGCGAAAGGGGCGGGAGAAGTTGCCCTGCGTATTCGTGAACTGGGTGAACAGCACAAAATCCCGATGCTCGAAGCGCCCCCGCTGGCTCGGGCACTGTATCGGCATAGCGAGCCGGGACAATATATCCCGACGCCCCTTTACGCGGCGGTTGCTGAAGTCCTGGCCTGGGTCTATCAGCTACGACGCTGGCGACGTGAAGGGGGGCTGATTCCGAAAAAACCTGAACATTTACCGGTGCCGGAAGCACTGGATTTTGCGAGAGAATAA
- the cheW gene encoding chemotaxis protein CheW produces the protein MAGLAAVSNLADETVGQEFLIFTLGDAEYGIDILKVQEIRGYDQVTHIANTPDFIKGVTNLRGVIVPIVDLRVKFEQEGVTYNENTVVIVLNLEHRVVGIVVDGVSDVLSLTADQIRPAPEFGVKMSTEYLTGLGSINDRMLILVDIEKLLSSEEMALVDNIAKSS, from the coding sequence ATGGCAGGATTAGCAGCCGTCAGTAACTTAGCTGACGAAACAGTAGGTCAGGAGTTTTTAATTTTTACCCTTGGTGATGCAGAGTACGGTATCGATATTCTGAAGGTGCAGGAAATTCGTGGTTATGATCAGGTGACCCATATTGCCAATACACCGGATTTTATTAAGGGCGTCACCAACCTCCGTGGTGTGATTGTTCCGATCGTTGATCTGCGGGTGAAATTTGAACAGGAAGGCGTGACTTACAACGAAAATACTGTGGTCATCGTCCTTAATCTGGAACACCGTGTGGTTGGTATCGTCGTGGATGGTGTTTCAGATGTCCTGTCACTGACCGCCGACCAAATCCGTCCGGCGCCTGAATTTGGGGTGAAGATGTCGACAGAATATCTCACCGGACTGGGTTCGATAAATGACCGGATGCTGATTCTGGTTGATATAGAAAAACTACTGAGTAGTGAAGAAATGGCGTTGGTCGATAATATTGCCAAAAGTAGCTGA
- a CDS encoding methyl-accepting chemotaxis protein, which yields MFKRIKIVTSLMLVLILFSVLQLISGGLFYSALKTDKENFDVLQTIRKQQLLLSESRDFFVSAFNNMNRAAVRYMMDVQSNGTGDASDELLNKAREKLQVVEKNFAAYEKIPLESHQSQQIADKLKQKYNALYNEMSALIQLMDDNKINEFYQRPVQKYLEDYDAVYKDYLAQHLELYKEAVDSNERSYALSIGILITILILIPLTNVVSWVGIHQIMVQPLNSMIEHIKRIASGDLTQHIAETRGSEMGILADSLRHMQKELIETVSVVRQGADAIYSGTTEIASGNNDLSSRTETQASSLEETAASMEELTSTVKQNAENARQASQLALSASETAQKGGKVVADVVQTMHDIAGSSQKISDITGVIDSIAFQTNILALNAAVEAARAGEQGRGFAVVAGEVRNLAQRSAQAAKEIKALIEDSVHRVDMGSTLVETAGNTMGDIVNAVTRVTDIMGEIASASDEQSRGIDQVGQAVVEMDRVTQQNAALVEESAAAAAALEEQASLLSKSVSVFQIKEEKSSVAGTTAAYKPTAVKVKTPAVAKVKKDAKAKTATTAKDDWETF from the coding sequence ATGTTTAAGCGTATTAAAATTGTGACCAGCCTGATGCTGGTATTAATATTATTCAGTGTGTTGCAACTTATATCTGGAGGCCTTTTTTACTCGGCATTGAAAACAGACAAGGAAAATTTTGATGTATTGCAGACTATTCGTAAGCAACAATTATTATTAAGCGAAAGTCGCGATTTCTTTGTCAGCGCCTTCAATAATATGAATCGTGCAGCGGTTCGCTATATGATGGATGTTCAGTCTAACGGCACAGGGGATGCCAGCGATGAGCTGCTGAATAAAGCACGGGAAAAACTGCAGGTTGTTGAAAAGAATTTTGCGGCCTATGAAAAAATCCCCCTCGAATCCCATCAAAGTCAGCAAATAGCCGACAAACTTAAGCAGAAATATAATGCGTTATATAATGAGATGTCTGCACTTATCCAGCTAATGGATGATAATAAAATTAACGAATTTTATCAGCGCCCGGTCCAGAAATATCTGGAAGATTACGATGCGGTGTATAAAGACTATCTCGCACAGCATCTTGAGTTATATAAAGAAGCGGTCGACTCGAATGAAAGATCCTATGCTCTGTCGATCGGTATACTGATTACCATCCTTATTCTGATACCGCTAACTAATGTTGTCTCATGGGTCGGTATTCATCAGATTATGGTACAACCGCTAAATAGTATGATTGAACATATTAAGCGGATTGCTTCCGGTGATTTAACCCAACATATTGCTGAAACACGTGGCAGCGAAATGGGGATACTGGCTGATAGCCTGAGACACATGCAGAAGGAACTGATCGAAACCGTCAGTGTGGTACGCCAGGGTGCCGATGCCATCTATAGCGGTACGACTGAAATTGCCTCGGGTAATAACGATCTCTCCTCCCGTACTGAAACCCAAGCTTCTTCTCTGGAAGAGACCGCTGCGAGTATGGAAGAGTTAACCTCAACTGTTAAACAGAATGCGGAAAATGCCCGTCAGGCTAGCCAGCTGGCACTCAGTGCTTCTGAAACAGCACAGAAAGGCGGCAAAGTGGTCGCTGATGTGGTACAAACCATGCATGATATCGCGGGAAGTTCACAGAAAATCTCTGATATCACGGGTGTTATCGATAGTATCGCTTTCCAGACCAATATTCTGGCATTGAATGCTGCGGTGGAAGCCGCCCGTGCTGGTGAACAGGGTCGTGGCTTTGCGGTGGTGGCTGGTGAAGTTCGTAACCTGGCACAACGCAGTGCACAGGCAGCGAAAGAGATCAAAGCCCTGATTGAAGATTCTGTGCATCGTGTCGATATGGGGTCAACCCTGGTAGAAACAGCCGGTAATACGATGGGTGATATCGTCAATGCGGTAACCCGAGTCACAGATATCATGGGTGAAATTGCTTCCGCATCAGATGAACAGAGCCGTGGTATCGACCAGGTGGGCCAGGCCGTGGTGGAAATGGACCGTGTGACGCAACAAAATGCTGCATTGGTTGAAGAATCTGCCGCCGCCGCCGCCGCGCTGGAAGAGCAGGCAAGCCTGTTAAGTAAATCAGTATCGGTATTCCAGATCAAAGAGGAAAAAAGCAGTGTGGCAGGCACGACCGCAGCCTATAAACCGACCGCAGTGAAAGTCAAAACGCCTGCTGTCGCGAAGGTGAAAAAAGATGCCAAAGCGAAAACAGCCACCACAGCAAAAGATGACTGGGAGACGTTCTGA
- the cheZ gene encoding protein phosphatase CheZ, giving the protein MSEKPMPPSNSAITGDIISRIGQLTRMLRDSMRELGLDQAIAQAAEAIPDARDRLDYVVTMTAQAADRALSCVEAAQPHQAKLESGANELKARWDQWFANPIELTDAKVLVNDTRQYLEEVPSHTSFTNTQLMEIMMAQDFQDLTGQVIKRMMVVIQEIEKQLLMVLMENMPEQPVKEKKPENSLLNGPQLDKNGAGVIADQAQVDDLLDSLGF; this is encoded by the coding sequence ATGAGTGAGAAGCCTATGCCTCCCAGCAATTCTGCCATTACCGGTGATATTATCTCCCGTATTGGTCAGCTTACCCGCATGCTGCGTGATAGTATGCGGGAGCTGGGGCTCGATCAAGCAATAGCTCAGGCAGCGGAAGCCATACCTGATGCACGTGATCGCCTCGACTATGTTGTCACGATGACAGCACAGGCAGCAGATCGGGCATTGAGTTGTGTCGAAGCCGCGCAACCGCATCAGGCCAAACTGGAGTCAGGCGCCAACGAATTAAAAGCACGTTGGGATCAGTGGTTTGCTAATCCGATTGAGCTGACTGATGCAAAAGTTCTGGTAAATGACACCCGACAGTATCTGGAAGAGGTGCCGAGTCATACTTCCTTTACCAATACGCAGTTAATGGAAATCATGATGGCTCAGGATTTTCAGGACTTAACGGGTCAGGTTATCAAACGAATGATGGTTGTCATTCAGGAGATAGAGAAACAGCTACTGATGGTATTGATGGAAAATATGCCTGAACAACCAGTGAAAGAGAAAAAACCGGAAAACAGCCTGCTTAATGGACCACAGCTTGATAAAAATGGTGCAGGTGTCATTGCTGACCAGGCACAGGTTGATGATTTACTCGATAGTCTGGGCTTCTGA